Proteins found in one Zea mays cultivar B73 chromosome 1, Zm-B73-REFERENCE-NAM-5.0, whole genome shotgun sequence genomic segment:
- the LOC100278449 gene encoding uncharacterized protein — protein MNLVVVEDGCHIQGSVVCNNVQMQERAVIERLLDVVFEEGKPWDWDSSKCSTDQQENDTFIVHYDLTDQNMAIAGDDSNPTLSDQSTGGENSVGQSSGTGQANEPASPYTPISSMMQNEGMGTPSVQQSESSGSGPYRFRTLTDLFDATEQVHDFEYSGVCMLAADEPACVEQALSQDCWKRAMEVELKSVQENQTWEIADLPRDH, from the exons ATGAATCTTGTTGTTGTTGAAGATGGTTGCCACATCCAAGGTTCTGTTGTATGTAATAATGTTCAGATGCAAGAACGAGCGGTTATTGAGAGATTGCTAG ATGTGGTATTTGAAGAAGGGAAACCTTGGGACTGGGACAGTTCAAAGTGCAGCACAGATCAACAGGAGAATGACACTTTTATTGTTCACTATGATCTAACTGACCAAAACATGGCAATAGCTGGGGATGATAGTAACCCAACACTGTCAGATCAAAGTACAGGAGGAGAAAATTCAGTTGGCCAAAGCAGTGGAACAGGACAAGCTAATGAACCTGCTTCTCCATACACTCCAATATCAAGTATGATGCAAAATGAAGGGATGGGAACTCCATCTGTTCAACAATCAGAGAGCTCAGGGTCAGGACCATACAGGTTCAGAACATTGACTGATTTGTTTGATGCAACTGAACAAGTGCATGACTTTGAGTATAGCGGAGTGTGCATGCTGGCAGCTGATGAACCTGCATGTGTGGAACAGGCTCTTTCACAGGACTGCTGGAAAAGAGCTATGGAGGTTGAACTGAAGTCAGTTCAAGAAAATCAGACCTGGGAGATTGctgatctgccaagggatcactaA